ATTGACCAATTCATTTTTTGATGTCTGCAAGGATTGGAAAATACAAAGAAATTCAGACCAAACTACTAAAAAGGGTGAAACATCACATTCAtgaacttttaaatttaatccaatatttgaattttagtaTTGTGTTCTGATTAAATAATTGTTACAAGGAGCATAAATCAAGAGCAGAGGCAAGTGCCCTAGTTGCTCGATTAGCTTCAACGATTCCTAAACCAGCTCCTTCTGCAAATTTCGTTACTGATGGTCAAACCCCGACACCAATACCAATTGCAAATTCAGCTCCTCGTGGTCGAACTTCGGCACCAACACCTACTGCAAATTCATTTGCTTGTGTAAATTCTGCAATATGTGTTTCAGCCCCGACACAAGCACCAAATGCTAATTCAGTTGCAAGTGTTCGAACTTGAAGCAGTCAAACAACAACTCCATCAAGTCAAATGTCATATGCTATTGGACCTATTTTTTTACAATGCTTCTGCCTCTATAGTCTCAAGTTGCCTTTCATACAAACTAATCATTCTTTATTAGTGTAGAGTGAAGTCTTTTCTTGATGATACAAttggatttttttgttgttgggcTGATATTTATTTCGTCTACCAAAGCTGTTATGGTAGTTATTATGTGTTTGATTTATCTTTAAGGGACCATAATGATGGTTGCTATAGTTTTCATGTGCTTTGTCTTTAGTTTATGATGGATCACTATGATGAAACCTTATGTCTCATGTTTATTTTATCCTATGTAAGCCAATGTATAGGAATGatgttttagataattttttattccaatagACCATTCTTACTCATTATTGCAATGAATAGTATTATCAACTGATTAGTATTACTAGAATGGTGTTATTTTCCATTGTTATTAGCTTTTCATTCTTAAGCAATTGCCATAAACCTaacataaaggaaaaaataaacaaaaaggaaatgCAGTCCAACTTAAGCAAATAGTGCacaatttttcattcataaacaCAACCTTTGGTATACATGCACTACACATGAACCAACAAGCCCTATCATCTTACAACCAAACATCCTTACTAAAAGTAAAACAACCAAATCATTAGTTACCAACACCTAAAATAGGACTATATCTAAATGTCGCTTACAAACAAGTTCAATATCACTTTCTAACAAGTGACATGGCCAGACACTTTCCATGACAGGTTTCCTTTCTGATATAGTGCATAAGACCTGACATTCTCTTTATCATTTCTGCTGCTTTGTCTAGTAGAAGTTGAATGTAATGACAATAACTCCATTCCTTCTTTCTCCTTAATCAAAGCAGAATTTTCTTGAATTATCTacctttattataaaaatagttcTTGAGATTCCATTGAAGATGTCCAATACCGCAATAGTGCTTCTACTGTTAACCTTTGAGTTGCACTGAGCATTGAGATAACCATCAATTTTATACTCTTCCAAAAAGATTTCTACGGCCAAAGCTCCTAATGTTCACCTATCACAACTCTGACATAAGCCTTTAGTTGTTAAAAAAGCCAAAAAGATTCATGAGAGCAAAAGGGAAAATTATTGCAATGCTAATGAATCAAGAGTTTGCAACAGAATAGCTCTCTGTATACAAGATGAtctccataaaaaaattaagagtttgTAAAAGAACAACTCTttgtatttcaaaaaatattaaatataatgaatattccatatttttttaaaaatagagaaactGAAAACTCCTAAGCAATTAGAATATAGTGAGCCATAACAGATAATAGAAAACAACAATCTCCTTATGCATATGTTTGGTAATTGGTATCAATGCAAAAATTATCATTTGGAAAAATACATCAAAGGTTCTACAAATTAGCAAATGAAGGAGCACCATGTTCATGTATACAAAGACTAACCAAAGGAGTGCCTCTGTCCAGGAGAGGTCCCGGATGCCTTGTTTGGAGTCGGTGTTGAACTAAAGGAGGGAGGACTTGAGGCAAAAATCAAGGAACGCAATGCAGCCCTGGTAGTTGGCAACGACAGTAACTGCATGGAAATGAAGCTGTGGAAGATGAATGCCTTGAGGCCATGAAGGCTCAGATACCAGCGGAGGATAGTGAGTCACTAACTTGATTTCTTTGTTGTCCCTTTTCAAGCCGTCCTTGTGTTGCCTATCCGAaccatttttatgatttttaaaattgaatcacaattaaatattaacagaACTGTTATGCGATGTCGTTTTGAATAAACAGCATAGAGACAGTAAAGAAACTAGATCCGTGATCCACAAGCACTCTCGAACACGATTTGGAAAAGAGGTAGAAGGGTTCGCGAATAGGAAATAGTAATTAAGTTAAACAATATTTATGGGCCAATGTCCTTCACTAACGGTCACTCAAGGTAGTTAACAAAAGCACCCAAAtcctcaaatttttaaaattggagGATCAAATGACTCAATAAATAAATCCTTCACTAACGGTCACTCAAGGTAGTTAACAAAAGCACCCAAAtcctcaaatttttaaaattggagGATCAAATgactcaataaataaatagggACCAAATGTAAAATTAAGCCTTTATTTTATAAGCACAACTTGTGATTCGTAAAAGTATATTGGTGataaatgtctttttttatgGCTTGTATGAAATTCAATTGCCATGTGATAGAAAGTCATGTGCCTTACATTATTATACAAAGCTTTTAATGGCCTGCACGTGACGAgataaatacataatttaaaattatgatagaaaccaattcttttattttgataataccGCACTTACAAGTTTATATCTTTGGTggctaagaaaataatttagaattgTACATTAAGGTGAGATTTCTTTATCACCAAATTAAAGTGATCAAATCTATGGAATTTGTAATTCCAAGTTAATTGATATAATGATGCTACCAGATTAGAATGTTTGTGTTGAatgaaaatgttaattattaaccaCATATGGATCACCCAAATATAAACCATTGCTTATAAATCATGATATTAAGGATttgatttcataatttttaagtgTGTATATTAAAAGATATCATgcatgttaaaaataatataattgattgtCTACTAAATTACATTTGTTTGACATCATTATTGATATGGAAATGTATTTATTTGTCTCCCAAAAGTGAACTTAGATGCATGATAAAAGTCTATATAGTTTGAATATATTAGGTTTTGTAACATcctattttttggtaaataaattaaaaaaaggattgttaacagagttttagaaaaatgatgaggtttttatatttaattaaataaggaaaaataattttattaattaaaataatggtttgagagaaaataaaaaagatattttatttattcatttgataagaaataaaatagaattttttatcaaataaataaataaatagagtaaataataggatgagagtaccctaactataaatagagagagaCATCCTAGGTTAGTTTTCAGACGATACATTTTGCGCTTTCTCTTCTTCTCAAATTCGTTTTCCCTTTCCTCATTctcaaaatcctttctttttcttgcataCACTCAAACCTGTCTCGGTAAAATGATAATCCTGAACTCGTTCACCGTTGCatcattatgaaatttaaacatgagTTTAGGAACTTATTTCTGCACAGATCCACGGTTAGGATTTTGAATATAATGTATGTGATAGAAGAAATGTCTCTCGCACTGagctttttcttttcccgcagACACTCAAAACCTGTCtaggtaaaactatgatctccgacttattaaccgttggatcatcatgAAATGGAAGCACCAGACTCGAAATTCATTTATTCACATCTTCGCCTTCAATTAAATGTCTGGGGAAGGAGAAATACTCATCGCACGCAGACAATGGAATGAAGGCTTCaatttcttctccttctctctgacACTTGGAAACCCCAACAAAACAACCCAGaagaaaagcttgaggaatcacAGGAAACTGCTAGAGATGTCGTTATCTATGTCGaaatacacacgtgagcccgcttagaggtaaggggtgagtttatcgcaattcgGGTTAGAATGAATGTGTAGGAATCcatagaggatcaaattggggtttattttgggatgtttattgaattataattttcctttacaattataaatacGATATTGTTGTGATGATGGACCCATTGATGTCCTAATGTaaattggttgataaacttGAGGACTCTTgatgttttcatattttttatctatgatttgattcattcattttaatatgattgtgtGGAATTATTTGAGAGGTTTTACTTCCCATGTTATAGGAAGCATTTTGTATAAACTGTTacattgagattatgaaattgtgattaaaattgtaagtgacaaattgaacctgtgatgaatggtgaaatgcatgtgtattgagatgtgtgtattgagttgtgagctacgaactatgcaatcacacaattgtaagaccctttaagggcgacgagtttttgcacgacgagtattgtgatgagatccactgtggggacccgacgagtttaatcacaagcgcgacgagataaaattattttgagaacaattgaggagtcgtatgtattgcatagttcataggtaaagtgtatatgattcatgaggtgtgataacatgttaaattgagattatacctaGCTTATACTTCTACCAAAGCAGTAATAAAAACACTACCAACATACAAACACTGTATCAGCAAGACCAAAATTAATCAATGAAATACTCAGGAAGTGAAATACCAACTTACTATTTGATTGTAAAGGATTATCTTCAGCAGCAATTCCCGTGGAATTAGCACTAGCCAACAATATTTGCCTCTGCATCACTTCATTTCTCCTACTTGcctaaaaataacacaaaatagTTTGTGTTATTTTCACTCCAAAACAGTtcgaatataaaataatcagtTTCACGAACATccaattttcataatttcacCAAACATTACACAAAGTATTTTGTTTGCGTGTTTgtctaatttgaaaaaaataatgaaaagcgAAAATaggtaaaaacataaaagagggACCAAAAAGAAATCTTACAACAAATCTAATTTGGTCGCGCGAGAGTGGAGAGTCACCATGGGTGCGCTGCCGCGGACGATGGGAGCTGAGTGATGAAGCGAACTCAGGAAGGGAGATCTTAGTAACTGAGGAAGTTGAACGGTAACTTTTgacccaaaaaatagaaaacaataacaaattattttttacgccatagaatatctttttatttggtttcaggttaaaaaaaattaattaggttgagagtttataatttgaaaataaaaaatttataaataaattacagtgtaataaaaaaatgttaaattaattttattaaaaatataattttccttCTCATTTCCTCTCAATCAAACAAGAGCTGagaaagtttatatttttcttcGGTTATACCcaaaaaaatgcaataaaaaatcttttctttttaattttttttctttcacattcttttttctacttttctttgtcaacaaaaaataaataacatgtgtcatataaaaattaataaactataaTCTCATTCTACTTAATAATTTCCCCAACCAACTAAGTAATCATAAGTACTTTATTTTTCAGCTGACATATTTCCCCAGGCTATTTGTCCTAATCCATTGGGCATCATGCACTTTGATAGGATGTGTTGTAGAGAAAGAAATATCAATATGCACACAGAGCAAACTGTTCATTCAAATCAATCATTCATTTGTATCTAGAAtgctgaccaaaaaaaaaattgtatctaGAATGCATCAATTATTATGCATTTAGGATATAGATTAACCTCAGAGACAAAAAATCAGGATAATTTTTTGAACAAGCTTGACTAAAGATTATAGTGTTCTATTGATAAGAAATTGAATcaagagaaacaaaatattttaattccgAGTTCAATATTCTAAACATCACCCTTGACTTTGTGAACCATTTTGTACAAAGAAACTGATGGCTTTAGTCCTGAATTTATCATCTGTCCCAAGAGAAGTTCAGCTTCCTTCCACTTTTCATCTCGACAAAGAAGCCCTATGGTTGAACAAAAACTGGCCACATTTGGAACCATTCCACTTTGAACCATTTCATTGAGCAGCCTAAGAGCCCTATAAGAGCTTCCTTCTTTGCAGTAACCGTGAATCATGGTATTATATATGACACTGTTTGGTTGGAGGTGCATCTCACCCAATGATTTGAAGAGTTTTGACGCTTCTTTCATGTTACCATGCACACATAACCCATGAAGTAGGACACTGTATGTGTAAACATCTGGAACCAAACCAGACTTCTCCATTAAAGAATGCATCTCGCAAGCTTTCTCCGTATGATTTAGTCTCGCAAAGGCATCAATTAGAATCGTATATGTCACTTTGGAAGGAGCAATGCATCTCTCTTCCATTTCCTTGACCAAGTCAAGAGCTCCTGCTAAATTCTCAACCTTAGAATACCCTGCAATCAAAGTATTATAAGTCACTAACGTTGGCGATAGTCCACTTGACTTCAACTGATTGAATAATCTAACAGCACTGTCCATTTTTCTAACATCGCAAAACCCATTGATCAGTATGTTGTACGTAACTATGTTAGGACTAAGACCAACTTTGTTGACTTTATGAACCAACTTCACTGCTTCCCCAAACTTCTTCCCTCGACACAGCCCGCCTATTAAAATGTTATAAGTCATAACCCCACATGCAATACCTTTCTCACGCATTTCAGCGAACACCTTAAAAGCTTTATCCACCATCCCATCGTTACAATATTCACTAATAAGACAATTGTAAGCATAAGCATTAGGAACAATTCCACTTCGCTTCATATTTTCATACATCTGAAACCCTTCCCTTTGAAGTCCTTGCTTGAAAAACCCATTCATTAACACACTATAAGTATGCGGGTTGGGAACCAAACCCAACCTATTCATCTTGCAAAACAAATTCTTTGCCAGCATAACATTTCCATCCTTGCAACACCCATCAATCAAAGTAGTGTATATAACAACATTCGGAGACAAACCAAACTCTTCCAGCATGGCCAAAAGCCGAAAGCCTTTCACAAAGTAACCAGCTTCACAACAACCCTTGATCATAATCCCAAAACTGTAGGCATCCAGAACAACTTTACTCTTCAATTCATTGAATATCCACCAAGCTTTATCGAAATAATTAGACCTAATGAGTAAGCACAGAAGATTATTGAAGGTGTTTGATAAAGGAACATGGCCCTCGTGAATCATGTGGTGTAGAAAAGTGAGGGCTTGGTCGGTTGAATGAGAATGAACATAGGCATTGACAACTGTGTCATAGAGAGGAGTGTAGGTTGAACAAGGGGTGAAATGGGCTTGTGTTAGTTGAAGCATTAAGGAGGAGGGGATTCGACCAGAGATTAGACGCAGGATTAGAGATTGGGCTTGGGGTAGCATGCCAGAGGAAAGGAGATGATTTAGGATGAAGGAGATAGAGTGGGAAGTGTGCTGAAGGCCTTGATAGGTTGCGGTGTTGAACAACAAGAGTGCTTTTGTTGGAGGCACTTTCACCATTTTTTGGATGAGAATCAGAGCTTCGTGCGACTGGGACATGTTTCACTAACCCCAGCCACATTTGAAAATCATAGATTACAATCAAGCCAACAtggacatttttatttttattttttctcttttgttgatTGTGATCTCGTTCCCATCtcaattctcacccttttcttcAATTTCAATACCCTCAAGCAGTGACCTCGTTTGTTATTTCACATGCTCATACACTAGATAAAGAAATGATTCAGTTATCATTCTTTAACACGTTTCAATGCATAAACTACTTAAATCAAATGAATTGATTCCCAGGCTTCCTAATATCTTTAGAAAAGACAGTCCAGACTCATAACTGGAAGAATCTTGAAGCCGCCAATTTAGATTTTCACTGTATCCCCATCAGAGGAACTAAGGAAAAATGTGTTACTAGCTACCtctttcatataattatttatatgatcCCTAAAATGTGACAAGTATAGGTTTATTAAATGGTGTTGTCCTTTTAATGGGTGAGCCTCCTTCATGGTTTGACCTATTTAACTTTTTGTCTGATCATATTAGTCTAACTGTGTAGGAAAATTTGATTGTGCTCCTCTCCTAAGATACGACAATTCGTTGGTTCCGATtgtgtgcagcgaaaggatctCGAACCTTCTGAACACCAATGTTCTTGCTCTAAAAGAAAGAGATTGTGTGCTTgtgcttttttaaaaaagagggaagaaatatatataggcatttttacaacaaaatatgaccgttggaaacCAACCTACAATTATCAAGACAAACGTAATAAActagttgactcattaaaacggaatcttaagaaaatctaaaataaatattttatttcataaaatagtattaatataattaatatatatttataaattttaaattaaaacacaaatatttatcaacattcccccacataatttaaaattttaaaatatattttctaaaagataatttgtatagaaacataagagaaagagcatatgatattgtatttcggtataaggaaccttctgggtttgagccttatacctagtgtttatgaacttccacCCAAAAAAAACGTAATGACTTAattgtcttgaactacataTTCTTTAACTGGGCTTTAGTACACAACCCCTACAATATTGGCGTTCAATTGGGTTCTAATTAGTGGTAGCGCGTTACACGGCCTTGCGCTTGTATCTTGTTTCATGAGTGTCACTTAGAGATTAACCCATATCTCACAATGACGGCCCCGCCAccacactcactaggtgaatcctcaaagagtggGTTGTGAGCCCCACCCCTACGATAATTGTCATCGGATtcattaagagtttttttttaccaaaaatacacatatataaatacctcaaccttaatattgtcacaatttataatacacctcgTCATAAGAATGAGAAACGGAACAGCTTCgccaaatttcattttggtgtactttagtcaacaaacaatttcgtTGTTACCCGTTGAACTTCATTCATGGGATCACCAATCACACGGAGATGGAtgtccattgttgtaactaaataatgggcTTTAGTCCCATTCCCCTTGACGACTCAAGTACGTGTTGATGCGTCAACCCTTTTGTAAGGGTATCCGCAATATTATTTTctgacctgacaaagtcaagagaaatgacaccatgagaaatcaaatttctaatagactTACGTTTCACTCTtaagtgttttcttttttcattaaattttttgctagtaactttagatatagcaacttgactatcacaatgcattGGAATTAGAGGTATAGGCTTATTCAACAATGACAAATcacataacaaatttttaagaaactcagCCTCACTACTAACAGTATCTAAAACGATAATTTATGCTTCCATAGTAGAACGTGAAATAATAGTTTGCTTAGCAGATTTCCATGATATTGCACCACAAGCTAAAGTAAAAACATAACCActtgttgattttgtttcatCAGAATCAAAAATCCAATTTGCATCACTAAACCCCTTAATTACTGCAGGAAAACATGTATAATGAATGTCATAATTAATGGTTCCTTTTAAGTATCTAAAAACTCTTTCTAATGCAATCCAATGAGAATGATCGGGATTATTAGTATACCTTTCTAATCTACCAACTGCATATGCAATGTCAGGCCTAGAGAAGTTTGTCAAATGCAACAAAGAACCaataatttgagaatatttatgtgaagaaattcctttactcaaatttttctttaacttgatGGATGAGTCATAAGGAGTAGAAACAagtttcacatcaaaataattaaacttcttcaatAGCTTTTCAACATAGTGTGATTGGGTTAAAATCATgccatcatttttctttataagcttaatttccaaaatcacatctacacaaccaaggtctttcatatcaaaatttctagacaagaaaaacttcacatcatttatgaaatgtatattactaccaaatatcaatatgtcatccagatacaaacctaaaatgacacatccattatcatcaaattgtttcacatacacacatttatcactatcattaatttgaaaatcatacgAAAGAACAACTTGATCAAACTTTTTGTGTCATTGctttggagcttgtttcaaaccatataaagatttaacaatttatttttcaaggaaaaacattttcaaaaaaaagatGTCATAATAGTGTCATTAGAAATTTCAGACACTTCTGAATTAACAACTACGAATTTATAAGTAATATTATGTAAAGAATAtccaacaaaaatacaattaacagttttttttgtcaaat
This region of Glycine max cultivar Williams 82 chromosome 7, Glycine_max_v4.0, whole genome shotgun sequence genomic DNA includes:
- the LOC100817044 gene encoding pentatricopeptide repeat-containing protein At4g11690, which gives rise to MVKVPPTKALLLFNTATYQGLQHTSHSISFILNHLLSSGMLPQAQSLILRLISGRIPSSLMLQLTQAHFTPCSTYTPLYDTVVNAYVHSHSTDQALTFLHHMIHEGHVPLSNTFNNLLCLLIRSNYFDKAWWIFNELKSKVVLDAYSFGIMIKGCCEAGYFVKGFRLLAMLEEFGLSPNVVIYTTLIDGCCKDGNVMLAKNLFCKMNRLGLVPNPHTYSVLMNGFFKQGLQREGFQMYENMKRSGIVPNAYAYNCLISEYCNDGMVDKAFKVFAEMREKGIACGVMTYNILIGGLCRGKKFGEAVKLVHKVNKVGLSPNIVTYNILINGFCDVRKMDSAVRLFNQLKSSGLSPTLVTYNTLIAGYSKVENLAGALDLVKEMEERCIAPSKVTYTILIDAFARLNHTEKACEMHSLMEKSGLVPDVYTYSVLLHGLCVHGNMKEASKLFKSLGEMHLQPNSVIYNTMIHGYCKEGSSYRALRLLNEMVQSGMVPNVASFCSTIGLLCRDEKWKEAELLLGQMINSGLKPSVSLYKMVHKVKGDV